From a region of the Stenotrophomonas sp. BIO128-Bstrain genome:
- a CDS encoding peptidylprolyl isomerase codes for MTKTLPVLLASLLAVSSATAPLQVLAQQSQPLDRIAAIVDEDVVLQSELDRAVQNIKAQYAGRENQLPPDDVLSRQVLERLVLVKLQVARAESSGIKVSDQELNQAINAIAQQNGSTLDALRQRLASDGLDFNDFRNSVRDEITVQRLRQSFAQSRITVSEGEVDGALKQQATVGTQYHLAHILIGLPEGATAEQITTGQKKADGVKALLDKGEIDFNAAAVRYSDSPNALEGGDLGWRSLDEIPNAFAQMMKEMKTGDVVGPLRGPSGFQLLKLVEVRDASAAAAGGHTITEYHARHILVRITDQQDNAAAKAKIDTLRARIAGGAEFDAVAKESSEDNNSKGQGGDLGWFPVDAFGPDFGKQVEGVADGGVSQPFRTDAGWHIVQRVATRQTDATTDNQRAQIRETIGRRKLEEEYNRFLQELRGEAYVDMRGYAPGAAATTPPQS; via the coding sequence ATGACCAAGACCCTTCCCGTACTCCTCGCCTCCCTGCTGGCGGTCTCCTCCGCGACGGCCCCGTTGCAGGTGCTGGCCCAGCAGAGTCAGCCGCTGGACCGCATCGCGGCGATCGTCGATGAGGACGTCGTGCTGCAGAGCGAACTGGACCGTGCCGTCCAGAACATCAAGGCGCAGTACGCCGGTCGCGAAAACCAGCTGCCGCCCGATGATGTGCTCAGCCGCCAGGTGCTGGAGCGTCTGGTCCTGGTCAAGCTGCAGGTGGCGCGTGCCGAGAGCAGCGGCATCAAGGTCAGCGACCAGGAACTGAACCAGGCCATCAACGCCATCGCCCAGCAGAACGGCTCCACCCTGGATGCCCTGCGCCAGCGTCTGGCCAGCGACGGTCTGGATTTCAACGATTTCCGCAATTCGGTGCGTGACGAGATCACTGTCCAGCGCCTGCGCCAGAGCTTCGCGCAGAGCCGCATCACCGTCAGCGAAGGCGAAGTGGACGGCGCGCTCAAGCAGCAGGCCACCGTGGGCACCCAGTATCACCTGGCCCACATCCTGATCGGCCTGCCCGAAGGTGCCACCGCCGAGCAGATCACCACCGGCCAGAAGAAGGCCGATGGCGTCAAGGCACTGCTGGACAAGGGTGAGATCGACTTCAACGCCGCGGCGGTCCGTTATTCGGACAGCCCGAACGCGCTGGAAGGCGGCGACCTGGGCTGGCGTTCGCTGGATGAGATCCCCAATGCCTTCGCGCAGATGATGAAGGAAATGAAGACCGGCGACGTGGTCGGTCCGCTGCGTGGCCCCAGCGGCTTCCAGCTGCTGAAGCTGGTGGAGGTGCGTGATGCCAGCGCGGCCGCCGCCGGCGGTCACACCATCACCGAGTACCACGCCCGTCACATCCTGGTCCGCATCACCGACCAGCAGGACAACGCGGCGGCCAAGGCCAAGATCGACACGCTGCGCGCCCGCATCGCCGGTGGCGCCGAGTTCGACGCGGTCGCCAAGGAATCCTCGGAAGACAACAACAGCAAGGGCCAGGGCGGCGATCTGGGCTGGTTCCCGGTCGATGCATTCGGCCCGGACTTCGGCAAGCAGGTCGAAGGCGTGGCCGACGGCGGCGTGAGCCAGCCGTTCCGCACCGATGCCGGCTGGCATATCGTCCAGCGCGTTGCCACGCGCCAGACCGATGCCACCACCGACAACCAGCGTGCCCAGATCCGTGAAACGATCGGCCGTCGCAAGCTGGAGGAAGAGTACAACCGCTTCCTGCAGGAACTGCGTGGCGAAGCCTACGTGGACATGCGCGGCTATGCGCCGGGTGCCGCGGCGACCACGCCGCCGCAGTCCTGA